DNA sequence from the Cupriavidus oxalaticus genome:
AAGCGACTGGTTGTCATGACTTTAAATCGCAGCCTGAATAGAGGTGCCTGGCTACACTGCCAGCCGGAGACCCCGGCAAACAAGGCACGGGGCGAGCGGCACAGGCAAGGGCCCGCGCCGCCAGACCGGAGATCACGATGGACAAGGAACGCATTCGCCTGGCGAGGCTGCATGACAAGGTAGTCTCGGCCGACGAGGCCGCCGCGCTGATCCGCGACGGCATGACCGTAGGCATGAGCGGTTTCACCCGCGCGGGCGACTGCAAGGAAGTCCCGTTCGCGCTGGCGCGGCGCGCGGCGACCGAGCCGCTGCGCATCACCCTGATGACGGGCGCCTCGCTCGGCAACGACATCGACCGCGTCCTGGCCGAGGCCGACGTGATCGCGCGCCGCCTGCCGTTCCAGTCCGATGGCACGCTGCGCCGCAAGATCAACGCCGGCGAGGTGATGTTCATCGACCAGCACCTGTCCGAAACCGTCGAGCAGCTGCGTTCCGGCCAGATCGCGCCGGTGGACGTGGCGGTGGTCGAGGCCGTGGCGATTACCGAGCAGGGCGGCATCATCCCCAGCACCTCGGTGGGCAATTCGGCAAGCTTTGCCATGCTGGCGCGCAAGGTGATCGTCGAGATCAACATGAACATGCCGCTGGAGCTGGAAGGGCTGCACGACATCTATTTCCCGGTCCAGCGCCCGTACCGCCAGCCGATCCCGCTGATCGCGCCGGAACAGCGCATCGGACTCCCGTATATTCCGATCGATCCGGAGAAGATTGCCGCCATCGTCATCACCGCCAAGGACGACAGCCCGTCCAATGCGCTGCCGCCGGACGACGAGACCCGCAGCATCGCCGGCCACCTCAATGACTTCCTGCTGCGCGAAGTGCGCGCGGGCAAGCTGTCGCCGTCGCTGCAGCCGCTGCAGGCCGGCATCGGCACCATTGCCAATGCCGTGCTGCACGGGCTGGTCGAGTCGCCGTTCCGCGACCTGAAGATGTATTCCGAGGTGCTGCAGGACAGCACCATCGAGTTGCTCGATGCGGGCCGGCTGTCGTTCGCGTCGGCGTCGTCGGTGACGCTGACGCGCGAGGTCTACCAGCGCTTCCTGTCGAACCTGGACCGCTACCGTTCGCGCCTGCTGCTGCGCCCGCAGGAGATCAGCAACCATCCCGAGATCCTGCGCCGGCTGGGGCTGATCACCATCAACACCGCGCTGGAGTGCGACATCTACGGCAACGTCAACTCCACGCATGTGGGTGGCACGCACATGATGAACGGCATCGGCGGCTCCGGCGACTTTGCGCGCAATGCGCACGTGTCGGTGTTCGTGACCAAGTCGGTGGCCAAGGGCGGCGAGGTCTCGAGCATCGTGCCGATGGTGGCGCACGTGGACCACACCGAGCACGATGTCGACATCATCGTCACCGAGCACGGCCTGGCCGACCTGCGCGGCCTGGCACCGCGCGAGCGCGCGCGCACCGTCATCGCCAATTGCGCCGATCCGCAATACCGCGAGTTGCTGGGCGACTATTTCCGCCGCGCCAGCGCCCACGGCGGCCAGACGCCGCACCTGCTGGAAGAGGCGTTGTCCTGGCATGTCGGCTTGCGCGATCGCGGCACCATGCGGTCCGCACAGCCGGCGCAGGCCCTGGCTGCCTGAAACCCGCACGCAAGAATGCAAACAGCCCGCCGAAGCGGGCTGTCCTGCCGGGACATTGCGGGCTTACTGCGCCTTGCTGCCCTGGCTGGCGGGCGCCTTGGCGCCATCGGTGTACGGATCGTACTTGCCGGCCTTGGCGCCGTCGGTGTGAGGATCGAACTTGCCCGACTTGGCACCATCGGTGTTCGGGTCGAACTTCTTGCCCGAGGTGGTCAGGTCCGAGCGCGTCGACTGCTTGGCGCCGTCGGTGTAGGGGTCGAACTTGCCCGACTTCGCCGGGTTCTGGTTCGGGCTGGCCTGCTTCTTGGTATGGCTGCCGCCGTACAGGTCGCCGCCATCGGTGTAGTTCTTCTGCGCATGAACCTGCGTCGCGCCCATGGCGGCGAATGCTGCAACGATCAGGGTAGAAACGGTCTTCTTCAGCATCTCTCTTATCCTCGCGATTTCGGCATCGCAGCGCCTGTGCGATGCCGGGTTTGGGGCCGAGCGTGGTCCGGCGTGCGGCCGGCCGTGTGGCGGATCACCCAGCTAATGTACCGAGTTGGCGCGTGTCCGCAAAGTGAAAGTTTCTTCTAGGGATATTGAAACGCTTGGGCGGGCGTTGCGTCCTGTTCAGGATCAAGATCTGGCCCGGTTGGTCGGAAATCTCCCACCAGGCAGGGCCGTTATCGGCACGTTTGTGAACCTTCAGGCGAAAAAAACGGCTGCCATGCGGCAGCCGTTCGATGGCCCCTCGTCTGACGCCGGTTATTCCAGCGTGATGTTCTGGTCATGCGCAATCTTCTTGCGCAGGTCCAGTTCGCGCTTGATCTGCGCGGCGTACTGGGCCGAGGTATTGCCGTCGGTGTAGGCGCCGCTTTCAGCCAGGCGGCGCTTCGTGTTCGGATCCTGCAACGCCTTGACCGCGGCATCGTGCACGCGCGTGATGATGGCCGCGGGCGTGCCGGCCGGCGCGACCAGGCCATACCAGGCCATGTTGTTCATGTCCTTCATGCCGGCTTCGGCAAAGGTCGGCACGTCGGGCAGGCCCTCGACGCGCTTGGGTGCCGCCACGGCCAGCGCGCGCAGCTTGCCGGCCTGGATATGCGGCATCGACGACGGCAGGTTGTCGAACTGCGCGTTGACCTGGCCGGCCAGCGTGTCGTTCAGCGCCGGGCCCGATCCACGATAGGGGATATGGACCATGTCGGTCTTGGTGATGTCCTTGAACAGTTCGCCATCCAGGTGCGAGATGCTGCCCTTGCCGGCGGAAGCGTAGCTGTATTTGCCCGGGTTGGACTTCAGCAGCGCGATGAACTCCTTCAGCGTCTTGGCCGGCACCTTCGGGTTCACCGTCAGCACGTTGGGCACGTTGACCAGGTTGGTGATCGGCGCGAAATCCTTGAGCGGGTCGTACGGGTTCTTGGGATTGGTGGCCGGGTTGGTCGCCATGGTGCTGACCGTGGCGATGCCGAGCGTGTAGCCGTCCGGCGCGGACTTGGCCAGCGCGTCGGCACCGATCGCGCCGCCGCCGCCGCCGCGGTTTTCCACCACCACCGGCTGGCCCAGCTCGCGGCCCAGGCTGTCGGAGACCGCGCGTGCGACGATATCGGTGGTGCCGCCGGCCGCGAACGGGACGATCAGGCGGATCGGCTTGGTGGGGTAGGACTGCGCCTGGGCAAAGCCGGCACAGGCCAGGCCGATGGCTGCGATGCAGGCGGCTGCGCCTGCTTTGTTGACTGCTTTCAAGGATGCCTCCGTTCTTCTTTCACTGATTGCTCGCCGGGCGGGCTGCAGGCGTTCTCTCGGGCGCAACGCCATCGTGCGCCCCGCGCCGTCAGTCTTCCCGCGCCGGCTGACCGGGCCGCTCCGGGGTGCGGCAGCGGCCTGCACATTGCGATGGTTCCGCGATACGGAACCATGTTCCACAACATGCGCGGAAGGGATTCAACCGGGAAAGGACGCGCAAGGATATTGGTGACAACCCGCGTATCAAGAAAACAGCGGCCGTGCCGTGCGGTCGACCACGGCTTGCGCAGGCGCGGGAGAGGGTAAGAGGAAGGGCGGGTGAAAATGAAAAAAGCCGGAAGCAAGCTTCCGGCTTTTCCTGAATTCGCTGGTGGGGCGTGAGTGACTCGAACACTCGACCTACGGATTAAGAGTCCGCTGCTCTACCAACTGAGCTAACGCCCCAACGAAGAAAAAGATTGTAGCAAGGTATCGCATACTGCGCAATACCCTTTCGCCGTCTTTTGCAAAGGCGGAGGCAGCAGGGTTCGCTCCCGCCGCTACAATTCGGCACTCCCCGATACACCGCCAGCCCATGCACGCCAGAATCCTGCGCTATCTCGACGAGGTTGTCCGCCGCGGTTCGATCCGCAAGGCGGCCGAGCACCTGCACGTGGCGCCGACGGCCGTGAACCGGCAGATCCTTGACCTGGAAGCCGAGCTGGGCGCGCCGCTGTTCGAGCGCATCAACAAGCGGCTGCGCCTGACGCCGCTGGGCGAGATGGTGCTGGCCCACGTCCGCCAGACGCTGCGCGAGCATGACGCGCTGCGCGAGCGCATCGAAGAATTCAAGGGCGCTCGCCGCGGCGACGTCACCGTGGCGGTCACCGCGGGGCTGGCCGGATCGCTGATGCCGTCGCTGGTGCATGACTTCCGCCAGCGCTACCCGGGCATCATGGTGCGCGTGAACGACCTGCCGGTTGCCGGGATCGTCGCGGCGGTCGAGCAGGGCGATGCCGATCTCGGGCTTGGCTACGATCTGCCGGAACTGCCCGCCTTCCGCGCGCTGGCCAGCAGCGACTGGCAGATCGGCGCGGTCGTGCCGCCGGGCCATGCGCTGGCGGCGCAGCCGTCCGTGCTGTTGAGCGAATGCGTCGGCTATCCGCTGATCCTGCCGGCGCCGTCGCTATCGATCCGCGCGCTGCTGGATGCCGCCTTTTCCCGCAATGCCATCGAAGTGTCGCCGGTGGCGGAATCGACCTCGACCGTGCTGATCCGCCAGCTGGTCATGCTGGGCACCGGCGTGGCGCTGCTGAACCCGCTCGACGTGATGGAGGAGCGCGCGCGGCAGGCGCTGGTGTACGTGCCGCTGCGCGACCGCCACCTGCAGGGGCAGACGCTGACGCTGGTGGCGCGTGCCCGCGGCACCCCCAGCGCGGCCGCGGAGCTGATGGCAGAACGCATCGGCGATGCGCTGGCCACGCTGTTCGCCCAGGCCCGCTAGTCGGGGTGGCGCGGCTGTCCACTTTTTGTGGACACGGTGCTCGGAATTCAATGCTTAGGCGCGAGCACGCCTTCGTCTTAGACTGGCGGCATCCGTCCCCAAGCACCCAAGGAATGCCGCCATGACCCTGATTGCCCTGAACGCCGACGTACTCGTCACCATGGACGCGCAGCGCCGCGAGATCCGCGACGGCGCGCTGGTCGCCGAAGGGCCGGCGGTGCAGTGGGTCGGTCCGAGCGCCGAACTGCCGGCGCAATACCGCCGCATGGTCGACGACGGCAGCGCGCAGGTGCTCGACATGCGCGGCCGCGTGGTGACGCCCGGACTGGTCAACACGCACCACCACATGTACCAGAGCCTGACGCGCGCCGTGCCCGCCGCGCAGGATGCCGAGCTGTTCTCGTGGCTGACCAACCTGTACATGCTGTGGTCGCACCTGACGCCGGAAATGATTGCCGTGTCGACCAAAACCGCGATGGCCGAGCTGATGCTGTCCGGCTGCACCACCACCAGCGATCACCTCTACCTGTTCCCCAACGGCTCGCGCCTGGACGATTCGATCGCCGCCGCGCAGGAGATGGGCATGCGCTTCCATGCCGCGCGCGGCTCGATGAGCGTGGGCCGCAGCAAGGGCGGCCTGCCGCCCGACGTGGTGGTCGAAGACGAAGCCGCGATCCTGCGCGACAGCCAGCGGCTGGTCGAGCAGTACCACGACGGCGCGCGTCACGCGATGCTGCGCGTGGTGCTGGCGCCGTGCTCGCCGTTCTCGGTGTCGCGCGACCTGATGCGCGAGTCGGCCGTGATGGCGCGCCACTACGGCGTGTCGCTGCACACCCACCTGGCCGAGAATGACAACGACATCGCGTACTCGCGCGAGAAGTTCGGCCTGACGCCGGCGCAGTATGCCGAAGACCTGGGCTGGGTCGGTCACGACGTCTGGCATGCGCACTGCGTGAAGCTCGATGAAGAGGGTATCGCGCTGTTCGCGCGTACCGGCACCGGCGTGGCGCATTGCCCGTGCTCGAATATGCGGCTCGCCTCAGGCATTGCGCCGGTGCGGGCGATGCGCGATGCCGGCGTGCCGGTTGGCCTGGGTGTCGACGGCAGCGCCTCGAACGACGGCGCGCACATGCTGGGCGAAGTGCGCCAGGCCATGCTGCTGCAGCGCGTCGGCTACGGCCCGGCCGCCCTGAGCGCGCGCGAGGCGCTGGAGATCGCCACGCTGGGCGGCGCACGCGTGCTCAACCGCGACGATATCGGCGCGCTGGCGCCCGGCATGTCGGCGGACTTCGTCGCCTTCGATATGTCAGGGGTGGGCTTTGCCGGCGGCGGCCACGACCTGGTCGCCTCGCTGGTGTTCTGCACCCCCGCCAATGTCGCGGCGAGCGTGATCAACGGCCGCGAAGTGGTGCGCGATGGCATGCTGCTGACGGCGGACCTGCCCAGCGTGCTGACGCGGCATCGCGCACTGGCACGCACGCTGTTCGAGCGCGCCAGCGTCGGCGCCTGACCGCGGCAGTTGCGGCACAGGCAGTTGCGGCACATCAAGGCGAAACACCAGGAGCGAAAAAGCAAAAGGCCGGAAGCATTGCTGCTTCCGGCCTTTCTGTGTTCGCTGGTGGGGCGTGAGTGACTCGAACACTCGACCTACGGATTAAGAGTCCGCTGCTCTACCAACTGAGCTAACGCCCCAACGAAGAACGAGATTCTAGCATGATTTTCGGCGCTGTCAACAGTTTGCGCGCCATCGCGCGCAAACCGGCGCAACGCCTTTCGCGCATGCCGATGCCGGCAACCATCAGGTGAACGGAACCGAACGCCAGCTTTGCTGGTCTTCGGATTGAGCGCAATCGCACAAGCTGGATCCGCACGATATCGCCGGAGCCATGTTAGGATTCTTCTCCACTTGCATATGGAGGGCTGCACCGATGGATATTAAATTCCAAGAGCAAGAGCGCTACGACATCAACAACGAAGGCTTGCTCTTTCAGGCGATCGTCAATGGCGAGAAAGTGACTTGCGTAGTGACACGCGAGGCGCTGTGGGAAGGCTTCAGCGCCGACCAGGTGCTGTCGCTGGAAGAGGCATTCCGTGCCGGCCGCGAAACCATCGAACGCGCCGCCGTGGTGCTGATCGAGCAGGGCGCGCCCCAGCCAATCGTCGTCAAGCGCGCCCACGTGGCGCCGATCTGATGAGGATGGATGCCCCGGCCAGCCGTCGGCATGTCGCGGGCGCCCATCCACCATCAGGCATCACCGCGTAGGGCCGTCCGGCCTTGCGTACCCGGCCCGGCAACGCCGGCGCAGGCACCCACGTCATCCCCGCTGTTTCAATTTCCGGTTGTTTAACGCTGTCCTCGGCAGGCTTTTCTTGCTGACGGCATCTTGTGTGCGACGTATGAGCGCGACGCGTCAGCGTGCCGCCGCGGTGGCGCATGCCCCCGGCTGCGGTGCGCTGGCCGCATCCGCATTGACGGCGCCGTGAGCGGATGCCCCCGGCCGTGACGCGCATTCTTCAAAGATCCTGGCGCGGCACTGCGCGCAGATCTCGGGCGACAGCTTGCCGATGATCGTGTGCAGCGCCTGCCGCTTGGTCGGGAAGATATGGTCCGGCCCCAGCTTGTTGCTGAAGCCGGTCTGCTCCCACGTCTGCAGCACCTGCGTGCGCGGACGGTGGAAGTAGAGGTCGCCGCCCATGGCGCGGCGCTCGACCAGCTCGTTTTCCCACATCTCCGCACCCGCCAGGTCGATGAAATTCATGCTCTTGGTCATCGCCAGCAAATGCGTCTGGCCGGCGTTGACTTCGCGCAGCCAGTGCAGGCGGTCGGTCACGTACTGCACGGCGCCGAAGTAGATCGCGCCTTCCATGCGCAGCAGCTTGAGCTGCGGGCATTCCGGCTGCGGGCGGTGCAGTTCGTCCAGCGGCGTGAAGCGCCGGCCCGGGTCGTCGGCATCCGGCACCAGGCTGCGCACTGCCGGCCTGGAGGTGCGGTACAGGTAGGCCACCAGCGACAGCACGGTGCCGAGCAGCACCGCCATTTCGAGCCGGATCACCAGCGTCGCGGCGAAGGTGCCGATGGCAATCGCGAACTCGGTACGGCTGAGCGTGAAGATGCGCCGCAGCCGTGCAATATCGAGCAGTCCCCACGCCACCAGCAGCAGCATGGCGCCGATCGCCGCCATCGGGATCTGCGCCAGCAGCGGCGCGCTGAGCGCGACCAGCGCCACCAGCCACAGCGCCGAGAACACGCTGGCCAGCGGTGTGCGCGCGCCGGCTTCAAAGTTGGGCATCGAGCGGTTGAGCGAGCCGCACGAGATATAGCCGGAGAAAAAGCCGCCGGCGATATTGGACAGGCCCTGGCCGATGAATTCGCGGTTGGCGTCGATATGCTGCCCGGAGCGCAGCGCCACCGCCTTGGCGATCGAGATCGACTGGCCCAGCGCGACGATGGTCAGCGCCGAGGCGATGCCGAGCAGGTCGGGCAGCTTGCGCCAGTCGAGGTCGGGCACATGGAAATGCGGCAGCGCCGACGGGATCGGCCCGACCACGTTCACATGCTGGGCGCCGGTGCCGGCCTGGTTCAGCAACAGCGCCACGCCATAGCCGGCCAGCAGGCCCAGCAGCATGAACGGCAGCTTGCGCCACAGCCGCTTGCACAGCAGCGTCACCGCCAGCGTCACGGCGGCGACGGCCGCCGCGGACCAGTTGATCGTGTCGGCGTGTTCGGCCAGGTGACGCAGCACGCCGAAGGCGCTGGTGCCGGTCGGCACTTGCAGGCCGAACACATCCTTCAGCGCATACAACCCGATCAGTGTCGCGGCGCCGCAGGTGAAGCCGAGCAGCACCGACGGCGAGATAAAGTTGGCGAGCGAACCGAGCCGCAGCGTGCCGACGGCGAGCTGCATCACGCCGACCAGGATGGTTACCGCGAGCGCCAGCCCGATATACGCGGGGCTGCCGGCAAACGCCAGCGGGCTCAGCATCGCGAACAACGCCAGCGAATTGGCATTGGTCGGCCCCGACATCACGTGCCAGCTCGAACCGAACAGCGCCGCGACGATGCAGGGCACCACCGCGCTGTAGATGCCGTACTGCGGCGGCAGTCCGGCCAGCGTGGCGAAGGCAACGCCCTGTGGCAACACCAGCACCGCGCCGAGCAGGCCGGCGACCATGTCGGCGCGCAGCGTGGCGCGGTCGATGCGCTGGCGCCAGGGGAACATGCGATGCAGGAAATTGCCTTGCGTGGATGCTGTCATGGAGAGCAGGTACTGACTCGTCGGCGGCCTGCCCGTGGCCGCGTAGGGGCGGGGCCTAGCCGCAGTGCAGCGTGGCAACCACCGGCGTGTGGTCCGACGGCTGCTCCCAGGTGCGCGGCACGCGGTCGATCACGCAGGCCGCGCACTGCTGCGCCAGCGTTGGCGACAGCAGGATATGGTCGATGCGCAGTCCCGCATTGCGGCGGAATGCCAGCATGCGGTAATCCCACCAGGAGAAGCTCTTCTCAGGCTGGTCGAACCTGCGGAAGGCATCGGCCAGGCCCAGTTCGACCAGCGCCGCAAAGGCGGCGCGCTCCGGCGGCGACACCAGGTTCTGGCCTTCCCACTTGGCCGGATCATGCACGTCGCGGTCTTCGGGGGCGATATTGAAATCACCCAGCAGCGCCAGCTTGGGATGGCGCGCCAGTTCCTCGCGCAGCCACGCCGTCATGGCTTCCAGCCACTTGAGCTTGTACGTGAACTTCTCCGACTCGGGCGACTGGCCGTTGGGGAAGTAGGCACAGACCAGCCGCAGGTCGCCGTAGGTGGCGGCGATCACGCGCTGCTGCGCGTCCTCGAAGCCGGGAATGTTGCGCACCACGTCGGCCGGCCCGGGCATGCTGGCGTCGCGGGCGACGATGGCCACGCCGTTGTACGTCTTCTGGCCGGTGTAGATGCTGTGGAAGCCGGCATTCTCCAGTTCGGCCAGCGGGTACTTGTCGTCCGGCAGCTTCAGTTCCTGCAGGCACAGCGCATCGATGGGCGCGCCGGCCTGGTCCTGCTCGGCCAGCCATTGCAGCACCTGCGGCAGGCGCACCTTCAGGGAATTGACGTTC
Encoded proteins:
- a CDS encoding acetyl-CoA hydrolase/transferase family protein; the protein is MDKERIRLARLHDKVVSADEAAALIRDGMTVGMSGFTRAGDCKEVPFALARRAATEPLRITLMTGASLGNDIDRVLAEADVIARRLPFQSDGTLRRKINAGEVMFIDQHLSETVEQLRSGQIAPVDVAVVEAVAITEQGGIIPSTSVGNSASFAMLARKVIVEINMNMPLELEGLHDIYFPVQRPYRQPIPLIAPEQRIGLPYIPIDPEKIAAIVITAKDDSPSNALPPDDETRSIAGHLNDFLLREVRAGKLSPSLQPLQAGIGTIANAVLHGLVESPFRDLKMYSEVLQDSTIELLDAGRLSFASASSVTLTREVYQRFLSNLDRYRSRLLLRPQEISNHPEILRRLGLITINTALECDIYGNVNSTHVGGTHMMNGIGGSGDFARNAHVSVFVTKSVAKGGEVSSIVPMVAHVDHTEHDVDIIVTEHGLADLRGLAPRERARTVIANCADPQYRELLGDYFRRASAHGGQTPHLLEEALSWHVGLRDRGTMRSAQPAQALAA
- a CDS encoding tripartite tricarboxylate transporter substrate binding protein BugE, yielding MKAVNKAGAAACIAAIGLACAGFAQAQSYPTKPIRLIVPFAAGGTTDIVARAVSDSLGRELGQPVVVENRGGGGGAIGADALAKSAPDGYTLGIATVSTMATNPATNPKNPYDPLKDFAPITNLVNVPNVLTVNPKVPAKTLKEFIALLKSNPGKYSYASAGKGSISHLDGELFKDITKTDMVHIPYRGSGPALNDTLAGQVNAQFDNLPSSMPHIQAGKLRALAVAAPKRVEGLPDVPTFAEAGMKDMNNMAWYGLVAPAGTPAAIITRVHDAAVKALQDPNTKRRLAESGAYTDGNTSAQYAAQIKRELDLRKKIAHDQNITLE
- a CDS encoding LysR family transcriptional regulator, whose translation is MHARILRYLDEVVRRGSIRKAAEHLHVAPTAVNRQILDLEAELGAPLFERINKRLRLTPLGEMVLAHVRQTLREHDALRERIEEFKGARRGDVTVAVTAGLAGSLMPSLVHDFRQRYPGIMVRVNDLPVAGIVAAVEQGDADLGLGYDLPELPAFRALASSDWQIGAVVPPGHALAAQPSVLLSECVGYPLILPAPSLSIRALLDAAFSRNAIEVSPVAESTSTVLIRQLVMLGTGVALLNPLDVMEERARQALVYVPLRDRHLQGQTLTLVARARGTPSAAAELMAERIGDALATLFAQAR
- a CDS encoding 8-oxoguanine deaminase is translated as MTLIALNADVLVTMDAQRREIRDGALVAEGPAVQWVGPSAELPAQYRRMVDDGSAQVLDMRGRVVTPGLVNTHHHMYQSLTRAVPAAQDAELFSWLTNLYMLWSHLTPEMIAVSTKTAMAELMLSGCTTTSDHLYLFPNGSRLDDSIAAAQEMGMRFHAARGSMSVGRSKGGLPPDVVVEDEAAILRDSQRLVEQYHDGARHAMLRVVLAPCSPFSVSRDLMRESAVMARHYGVSLHTHLAENDNDIAYSREKFGLTPAQYAEDLGWVGHDVWHAHCVKLDEEGIALFARTGTGVAHCPCSNMRLASGIAPVRAMRDAGVPVGLGVDGSASNDGAHMLGEVRQAMLLQRVGYGPAALSAREALEIATLGGARVLNRDDIGALAPGMSADFVAFDMSGVGFAGGGHDLVASLVFCTPANVAASVINGREVVRDGMLLTADLPSVLTRHRALARTLFERASVGA
- a CDS encoding DUF1488 domain-containing protein, giving the protein MDIKFQEQERYDINNEGLLFQAIVNGEKVTCVVTREALWEGFSADQVLSLEEAFRAGRETIERAAVVLIEQGAPQPIVVKRAHVAPI
- a CDS encoding SulP family inorganic anion transporter, which produces MTASTQGNFLHRMFPWRQRIDRATLRADMVAGLLGAVLVLPQGVAFATLAGLPPQYGIYSAVVPCIVAALFGSSWHVMSGPTNANSLALFAMLSPLAFAGSPAYIGLALAVTILVGVMQLAVGTLRLGSLANFISPSVLLGFTCGAATLIGLYALKDVFGLQVPTGTSAFGVLRHLAEHADTINWSAAAVAAVTLAVTLLCKRLWRKLPFMLLGLLAGYGVALLLNQAGTGAQHVNVVGPIPSALPHFHVPDLDWRKLPDLLGIASALTIVALGQSISIAKAVALRSGQHIDANREFIGQGLSNIAGGFFSGYISCGSLNRSMPNFEAGARTPLASVFSALWLVALVALSAPLLAQIPMAAIGAMLLLVAWGLLDIARLRRIFTLSRTEFAIAIGTFAATLVIRLEMAVLLGTVLSLVAYLYRTSRPAVRSLVPDADDPGRRFTPLDELHRPQPECPQLKLLRMEGAIYFGAVQYVTDRLHWLREVNAGQTHLLAMTKSMNFIDLAGAEMWENELVERRAMGGDLYFHRPRTQVLQTWEQTGFSNKLGPDHIFPTKRQALHTIIGKLSPEICAQCRARIFEECASRPGASAHGAVNADAASAPQPGACATAAAR
- the xth gene encoding exodeoxyribonuclease III — encoded protein: MSAVALPTTGPLRIASWNVNSLKVRLPQVLQWLAEQDQAGAPIDALCLQELKLPDDKYPLAELENAGFHSIYTGQKTYNGVAIVARDASMPGPADVVRNIPGFEDAQQRVIAATYGDLRLVCAYFPNGQSPESEKFTYKLKWLEAMTAWLREELARHPKLALLGDFNIAPEDRDVHDPAKWEGQNLVSPPERAAFAALVELGLADAFRRFDQPEKSFSWWDYRMLAFRRNAGLRIDHILLSPTLAQQCAACVIDRVPRTWEQPSDHTPVVATLHCG